One genomic segment of uncultured Desulfobacter sp. includes these proteins:
- the nrdR gene encoding transcriptional regulator NrdR: MKCPYCGNPNTRVVDSRPGKIEFEVRRRRECQACGWRFTTYERVEQVPVMIVKKDNRREEFDREKVMRGIQKACEKRAISVNQIEQIVDEIERELRESRDREVSAKVVGEKTMNALKDLDDVAYVRFASVYREFKDVTDFIQELESLIHREHRSEDVEPGMGGPVKTDD, translated from the coding sequence ATGAAGTGCCCTTATTGTGGTAACCCGAACACCAGAGTGGTGGATTCACGGCCGGGCAAAATTGAGTTCGAGGTCCGGCGCAGAAGAGAATGCCAGGCGTGCGGCTGGCGCTTCACTACCTATGAACGTGTGGAACAGGTCCCTGTCATGATCGTCAAAAAAGACAACCGCCGGGAGGAGTTTGACAGGGAAAAAGTGATGCGGGGCATTCAGAAAGCCTGTGAAAAAAGGGCCATCAGCGTCAATCAGATCGAACAGATCGTGGATGAGATTGAACGGGAGCTGCGGGAAAGCCGGGACCGGGAAGTGTCTGCCAAAGTGGTGGGCGAAAAAACCATGAATGCTCTTAAGGACCTGGATGATGTGGCATATGTCCGGTTCGCTTCCGTGTATCGGGAGTTCAAGGATGTAACGGATTTTATTCAGGAACTTGAAAGTCTGATTCATAGGGAGCACAGGTCCGAAGATGTTGAGCCGGGTATGGGAGGCCCTGTTAAGACCGATGATTGA
- a CDS encoding cytidine/deoxycytidylate deaminase family protein, with the protein MPPFPPDSANKGDGRPSWDEYFMAITDLVASRSTCLRRKVGAVLVKDKRILCSGYNGAPSQIPHCGETGCLREQLKVPSGEKHELCRGVHAEQNVIIQAAYHGISVAGATLYCTTRPCSICAKMIINAGIKKVYFKTGYDDPLSLEMFAQAGVELIRL; encoded by the coding sequence ATGCCCCCTTTCCCCCCGGATTCCGCAAACAAGGGTGACGGCCGTCCCTCCTGGGATGAGTATTTTATGGCCATCACAGACCTTGTGGCTTCCAGGTCCACCTGTCTTCGGCGAAAAGTGGGCGCAGTGCTGGTCAAGGATAAACGCATTTTATGTTCGGGCTATAACGGCGCCCCGTCCCAAATCCCCCATTGTGGAGAGACCGGTTGCCTGCGGGAACAGCTCAAGGTGCCTTCCGGGGAAAAACACGAGCTTTGCCGGGGCGTCCATGCTGAACAGAATGTGATTATCCAGGCCGCCTACCACGGGATATCTGTTGCCGGTGCCACTCTGTACTGCACCACCCGGCCTTGCTCCATCTGCGCCAAGATGATCATCAACGCGGGGATAAAAAAAGTGTACTTCAAGACGGGATACGATGATCCCCTTTCCCTGGAGATGTTTGCCCAGGCCGGGGTGGAATTGATCCGGCTTTGA
- the glyA gene encoding serine hydroxymethyltransferase: MENIQFIKSCDPEIASVIDSEYSRQEYGLNLIASENTVSRAVMEAQGSIMTNKYAEGYPGKRYYGGCQYMDQAENLAIERVKKLFGVEFANVQPHSGSQANMAAYLSVLSPGDGILAMDLSHGGHLTHGAGVSFSGRLFNFSHYGLNPDTETIDLNQVEDLARANKPKMIVAGASAYPRTIDFKGFSEIAKACGALFLVDMAHIAGLVAAGVHPTPVGYADIITSTTHKTLRGPRGGLILSNAELGKKINSQIFPGIQGGPLMHVITAKAVAFKEALLPGFTEYQKQVVKNSAVLAKVLMERGYKLVSNGTDNHMVLVDFSGRDITGKDAEERLGRANITVNKNTVPNEKRSPFVTSGVRIGVPLVTSRGMNEDAVGTIAGFICDVLDDEANVPGVAGKVKELCTQYPLYGDTAC, encoded by the coding sequence ATGGAAAATATACAATTTATCAAGTCTTGTGACCCTGAGATTGCCTCAGTTATTGATAGTGAATATAGTCGGCAGGAATATGGGCTGAATCTCATCGCTTCGGAAAATACGGTGAGCCGGGCAGTAATGGAAGCCCAAGGCTCCATCATGACCAATAAATATGCTGAAGGGTATCCGGGAAAACGTTATTATGGCGGGTGCCAGTACATGGACCAGGCGGAAAATCTGGCCATTGAACGGGTAAAAAAGCTGTTTGGTGTGGAATTTGCTAATGTTCAACCCCATTCCGGATCCCAGGCGAATATGGCGGCTTATTTGTCCGTGCTTTCCCCCGGGGATGGTATTCTGGCCATGGATCTCTCCCATGGCGGGCATTTAACTCACGGTGCCGGTGTGAGTTTTTCCGGCCGCTTGTTCAATTTTTCCCATTATGGCTTAAATCCGGACACCGAGACCATTGATTTGAATCAGGTGGAAGACCTGGCCCGGGCAAATAAGCCTAAAATGATTGTGGCAGGGGCTTCGGCTTATCCCAGAACCATTGATTTTAAGGGCTTCTCCGAAATTGCCAAGGCCTGTGGCGCGCTTTTTTTGGTGGATATGGCCCATATTGCAGGGCTTGTAGCTGCAGGTGTACATCCCACACCTGTGGGATACGCAGATATCATCACCTCCACCACCCATAAAACCCTTCGTGGTCCCAGGGGTGGACTGATTCTCTCCAACGCCGAACTGGGCAAAAAAATTAATTCCCAGATTTTCCCCGGTATCCAGGGTGGGCCTTTGATGCATGTTATTACGGCTAAGGCCGTGGCCTTTAAAGAGGCATTGTTGCCTGGGTTCACCGAATATCAGAAACAGGTGGTTAAAAATTCCGCTGTGCTGGCAAAGGTCCTCATGGAAAGGGGTTACAAGCTGGTATCCAATGGTACTGACAATCACATGGTCCTGGTGGATTTTTCCGGACGGGATATCACCGGAAAAGATGCGGAAGAGCGCCTGGGAAGGGCGAATATTACGGTGAATAAAAATACCGTACCCAATGAAAAACGAAGCCCCTTTGTTACTTCGGGTGTTCGTATCGGCGTGCCGTTGGTCACTTCCCGGGGTATGAACGAAGATGCCGTGGGCACTATAGCCGGATTTATTTGCGATGTGCTGGATGACGAGGCCAATGTACCGGGCGTGGCCGGCAAGGTCAAAGAACTATGCACCCAGTATCCTTTATATGGGGATACGGCCTGTTGA
- the rpiB gene encoding ribose 5-phosphate isomerase B, giving the protein MDKDKQIIIGSDHAAFELKEKIKDLLTSLGYEVEDAGTHSTASVNYADFGKKVAGAVSDGTFDRGILLCGTGIGMSMQANRFKGVRAALCSDIFSARMSRQHNDANILVMGGRIVGDILAFELVREWLATPFEGGRHLDRIRSLDEIG; this is encoded by the coding sequence ATGGATAAGGATAAACAGATCATTATCGGCAGTGACCATGCCGCGTTTGAATTAAAAGAAAAGATTAAGGACCTGCTCACCAGCCTTGGCTATGAAGTTGAGGATGCGGGTACCCATAGCACTGCTTCTGTGAATTATGCCGATTTCGGTAAAAAGGTGGCCGGGGCGGTTTCCGACGGCACATTCGACCGGGGCATTCTTTTGTGCGGTACCGGCATTGGTATGTCCATGCAGGCAAACCGGTTTAAAGGTGTACGGGCAGCCCTGTGTTCGGATATTTTTTCCGCCAGGATGAGCCGGCAGCACAATGATGCAAATATTCTGGTCATGGGTGGTCGTATAGTCGGTGATATTCTTGCCTTTGAACTGGTCAGAGAATGGCTTGCCACCCCCTTTGAAGGCGGTCGCCATCTGGATCGTATTCGTTCCCTGGATGAAATTGGGTAA
- the acpP gene encoding acyl carrier protein, with translation MTIETKVRKIIAEKIPGIDIEDVVPQASLIEDLGADSLTIVELIMSMEEIFEIEIDDDQAEKLSTVQDIYDFIASKS, from the coding sequence ATGACCATTGAAACCAAAGTAAGAAAAATTATTGCTGAAAAAATCCCCGGCATTGATATTGAGGATGTGGTGCCCCAGGCGTCGTTGATTGAAGATCTTGGTGCTGATTCTCTGACCATTGTTGAGCTTATCATGTCAATGGAAGAGATTTTTGAAATTGAAATTGACGATGATCAGGCCGAAAAACTGTCAACCGTCCAGGATATTTATGATTTCATTGCATCGAAATCATAA
- the rpmF gene encoding 50S ribosomal protein L32, with the protein MAVPKQKISKARGRKRRTHYKTSAPTVTLCPECQEPKLPHTACPECGAYKGRNVNPDMDADE; encoded by the coding sequence ATGGCCGTACCTAAGCAGAAAATTTCCAAAGCAAGAGGAAGAAAAAGACGTACCCATTATAAAACCAGTGCCCCCACTGTAACGCTGTGTCCCGAATGCCAGGAGCCCAAACTGCCCCATACTGCATGTCCTGAATGCGGCGCATACAAAGGCAGAAATGTAAATCCTGACATGGACGCAGACGAATAG
- the gltX gene encoding glutamate--tRNA ligase has product MDTIITRFPPSPTGYLHIGGARTALFNWLWARKNAGQFVLRIEDTDEARSTKESVDAILESMAWLGIDWDDGPYFQTQRHDIYNEHIDRLVEQGHAYYCDCTPEEVNAMREEAKAKGLKPMYNGKCRNRGLKKGENTVVRLKTPDTGVTIVDDIVKGSTAFQNTEIDDFIIQRSSGMAMYNLAVVVDDITMGINTIIRGDDHLVNTPKQILIYQALGAPLPAFGHVPMVLGSDKARLSKRHGAMSVGEYKKMGFLADALINYLVRLGWSHGDQEFFERQELIEKFDLKHLGRSAGMFDMDKLYALNAKHIQKKKPIELGDDLVPHLADLGIDAQNDAFTQGVIETLQPRSKTLVEMAQGAIFYYKDEIEFEEKAAKKFLKPENQDLLNKCADAFDGLGDFSQGAQEEVFKQIMKETGLGFGKIAQPLRVAVTGTTVSPGIFEMFIALGKEKTVQRIRKAAQFCAAQG; this is encoded by the coding sequence ATGGATACAATAATTACACGCTTTCCGCCCTCCCCCACCGGCTACCTGCATATCGGCGGTGCCAGGACTGCACTTTTCAACTGGCTGTGGGCCAGAAAAAACGCAGGGCAGTTTGTGCTACGTATAGAAGATACTGATGAAGCCCGTTCCACAAAAGAGTCTGTGGACGCCATCCTGGAATCCATGGCATGGCTGGGAATTGACTGGGATGACGGCCCCTATTTCCAGACCCAGCGCCATGATATTTACAATGAACACATTGACCGCCTGGTTGAACAGGGCCATGCCTACTATTGCGACTGCACACCCGAAGAGGTTAATGCCATGCGCGAAGAGGCCAAGGCCAAAGGGCTTAAGCCCATGTATAACGGCAAGTGCCGGAACCGCGGGCTTAAAAAAGGGGAAAACACCGTGGTGCGGTTAAAAACCCCGGACACAGGTGTCACTATTGTGGACGACATTGTCAAGGGCAGTACCGCTTTCCAGAATACGGAAATTGATGACTTCATCATCCAGAGAAGTTCAGGTATGGCCATGTACAACCTTGCGGTGGTGGTGGATGACATTACCATGGGCATTAATACAATTATCCGGGGGGATGACCACCTGGTGAATACGCCCAAACAGATTCTGATTTACCAGGCATTAGGCGCACCCTTGCCGGCGTTCGGCCATGTTCCCATGGTACTGGGATCGGATAAGGCCCGGCTGAGTAAACGTCATGGCGCCATGTCCGTGGGTGAATATAAAAAGATGGGATTTCTGGCCGATGCGCTGATCAACTACCTGGTCAGACTGGGATGGTCCCATGGCGACCAGGAATTTTTTGAACGCCAAGAGCTTATTGAAAAATTCGACCTTAAACATCTTGGCCGTTCTGCCGGCATGTTTGATATGGACAAGCTCTATGCCCTGAACGCCAAACACATCCAAAAAAAGAAACCCATAGAATTAGGCGATGACCTTGTGCCTCACCTGGCGGACCTTGGCATTGACGCCCAGAATGATGCTTTTACCCAGGGGGTGATCGAAACGCTTCAGCCCAGAAGCAAAACTCTTGTGGAAATGGCCCAGGGTGCGATTTTTTATTATAAGGATGAAATTGAGTTTGAGGAAAAGGCTGCCAAAAAATTCCTTAAACCCGAAAACCAGGATCTTTTAAACAAATGTGCTGATGCCTTTGACGGTCTTGGAGACTTCAGTCAGGGTGCCCAGGAAGAGGTCTTCAAACAGATCATGAAAGAGACAGGGCTCGGATTTGGAAAGATTGCCCAGCCCCTGCGGGTAGCGGTCACCGGAACAACGGTGAGCCCCGGCATATTTGAAATGTTTATCGCCCTGGGAAAAGAAAAAACCGTCCAGCGCATCAGAAAGGCGGCACAATTTTGTGCGGCCCAGGGCTAA
- a CDS encoding type II toxin-antitoxin system PemK/MazF family toxin, with the protein MRHRPALVLSPAIFNKKILLALVAPITSRVRGHGFEVALTGEKISGVVLCHQVKTIDFVERGLKFVEKAPTSVVSDILAKVRAIVTE; encoded by the coding sequence ATGAGACATCGGCCTGCCTTGGTCCTTTCTCCTGCAATTTTCAATAAAAAGATTCTGCTGGCTCTGGTCGCCCCAATCACGAGCAGGGTTCGGGGGCATGGTTTTGAAGTAGCTTTAACCGGAGAAAAGATTTCTGGTGTTGTGCTTTGTCATCAGGTTAAAACAATTGATTTTGTGGAACGAGGTTTGAAGTTTGTTGAAAAGGCCCCGACCTCAGTAGTAAGTGATATTTTGGCTAAAGTAAGAGCAATAGTAACGGAATAA
- a CDS encoding type II toxin-antitoxin system VapC family toxin, protein MAVFQKKFGRRDVSKVTSDEIMEFLVKITEGLKPSTKKLKISIVPPKLKKLPGAALKIGGNTIGTFDMMIAAHARSRDMVLVINNERHF, encoded by the coding sequence CTGGCGGTATTTCAAAAGAAATTCGGCAGACGGGATGTATCAAAAGTAACATCGGATGAAATAATGGAGTTCCTGGTCAAAATTACTGAAGGCCTAAAACCATCAACTAAGAAACTCAAAATAAGTATCGTGCCCCCTAAATTAAAAAAATTACCCGGGGCTGCCTTAAAAATCGGTGGTAATACCATCGGCACCTTTGATATGATGATTGCGGCCCATGCCAGAAGCCGGGATATGGTGCTTGTAATCAATAACGAAAGGCATTTTTAA
- a CDS encoding Sir2 family NAD-dependent protein deacetylase, producing MPVYFMDNLNKNIKQACQVIKDADALFITAGAGMGVDSGLPDFRGNAGFWKAYPPIAKLGKSFSEMADPVWFDKQPEIAWAFYGHRLNLYRETIPHEGFSKLLDLGRSKPYGYFVFTSNVDGQFQKAGFDDALIEECHGSIHHLQCNGPCSSDIWAIGEEKVNVDMETFRATGELPKCKNCGKLARPNILMFGDWNWISHRTSAQVARLQKWLEKLNSFNAKLAIIEMGAGLAVPTVRYKSQRTGRNLDSTLIRINPRDYHVCQGAIGLPLGAREGINRILC from the coding sequence ATGCCGGTATATTTTATGGACAACCTAAACAAAAATATCAAGCAGGCTTGCCAGGTAATTAAAGATGCAGACGCACTTTTTATAACGGCCGGTGCCGGTATGGGCGTCGATTCGGGTTTGCCTGATTTCAGGGGGAATGCAGGTTTCTGGAAAGCTTATCCGCCCATAGCGAAACTGGGCAAATCGTTCAGTGAAATGGCAGATCCTGTCTGGTTTGACAAACAGCCTGAAATTGCCTGGGCGTTTTATGGGCACAGGTTGAATCTTTATCGTGAAACAATCCCCCACGAAGGCTTTTCAAAATTGCTTGATCTGGGAAGAAGCAAGCCGTACGGATATTTTGTATTCACCTCGAATGTTGACGGGCAGTTTCAAAAAGCCGGCTTTGACGATGCATTGATTGAAGAGTGCCATGGTTCTATCCACCATCTTCAATGCAACGGACCATGTTCCAGCGACATCTGGGCGATTGGGGAAGAAAAAGTCAATGTTGATATGGAAACGTTCAGGGCTACAGGCGAGTTGCCGAAATGTAAAAACTGTGGAAAACTGGCACGTCCCAATATTTTAATGTTTGGAGACTGGAACTGGATATCGCACCGCACCAGTGCACAAGTGGCACGTTTGCAGAAATGGCTTGAAAAGCTCAACAGCTTCAATGCAAAGTTGGCCATTATTGAAATGGGGGCAGGCCTTGCCGTACCTACGGTAAGATATAAATCCCAACGAACCGGCCGGAACTTAGATTCAACCTTGATACGCATCAACCCAAGGGATTACCATGTCTGTCAAGGCGCAATCGGCCTGCCGCTTGGCGCCCGGGAAGGCATAAACCGGATTTTGTGCTGA
- a CDS encoding DUF2786 domain-containing protein yields the protein MENLETKWAIRLLKEHEDICWEYGINLTTPLINISSGKQTDGYWSPRHRTISISRHLIKTEPWDIVLEVLKHEMAHQYVTDFYNDADKHGNYFRKACKKLGVHPAFVTNKDYAVKLEDFKGKLPSDAKRMLTKVEKLMALGQSSNEAEAQAASRKANYLLNKYNLQMVENDSPEIKYHTICHKKKRIESIQRAIMSILQKYYYVSCISSYTYDSQDDAEYRSVVIVGKKEAIKVAEYVYHFLFDTAQTLWQKYRKKHKAERGDKVSFDMGFIKGIENNHKKMLESAQIELTDDRRLPVSTVKALVEQNHIKNQVEVSRVFPRIAKRYYGKHRPSSSAYKNGFKNGKNTHIKKGVANRGEGISGFLT from the coding sequence ATGGAAAATCTTGAAACCAAATGGGCGATACGGCTTCTTAAAGAACATGAGGATATCTGTTGGGAATATGGCATTAACCTCACAACTCCATTAATAAATATATCTTCGGGCAAACAGACGGATGGTTATTGGAGTCCCCGGCATAGGACTATTTCGATTTCAAGGCATCTTATCAAGACGGAACCATGGGATATCGTGTTGGAAGTACTGAAACATGAAATGGCCCACCAATATGTTACTGACTTTTATAATGATGCCGATAAACACGGAAACTACTTTAGGAAAGCATGCAAAAAATTGGGGGTGCACCCAGCCTTTGTTACAAACAAAGACTATGCTGTAAAACTGGAGGATTTCAAAGGCAAATTACCTTCTGATGCGAAAAGGATGCTAACGAAAGTTGAAAAGCTTATGGCCCTTGGGCAGTCCAGTAATGAAGCAGAGGCCCAGGCGGCTTCGAGAAAAGCCAACTATCTGTTAAACAAATATAACCTTCAAATGGTCGAAAATGATAGTCCAGAAATAAAATATCACACGATTTGCCATAAGAAGAAGCGCATTGAAAGTATCCAGCGAGCGATCATGTCTATTTTGCAGAAATATTATTATGTTTCCTGTATATCATCCTACACCTATGATTCCCAAGATGATGCCGAATATAGAAGTGTTGTCATAGTGGGGAAAAAAGAGGCTATCAAGGTAGCTGAATATGTTTATCATTTCCTATTTGATACAGCTCAGACCCTTTGGCAGAAATATCGAAAGAAACATAAAGCTGAACGAGGTGATAAAGTTTCGTTCGATATGGGTTTCATTAAAGGGATTGAAAATAATCATAAAAAAATGCTTGAAAGCGCTCAGATTGAATTAACCGATGATAGACGTTTACCTGTAAGCACGGTAAAAGCATTGGTAGAACAGAATCACATTAAGAATCAAGTTGAAGTGTCTCGGGTTTTCCCCAGAATAGCCAAACGATATTATGGTAAACATCGTCCTTCATCAAGTGCATATAAGAATGGCTTTAAGAATGGTAAGAATACTCATATAAAGAAAGGGGTGGCCAATCGTGGGGAAGGTATCTCAGGTTTTTTGACTTAA
- a CDS encoding Wadjet anti-phage system protein JetD domain-containing protein: protein MKPWTRNKDIKLNLEKKWDKGQFLVKVVGADPFDPFRMPLKRPNAGELTCEFEAAREWVAHLVRHGAGENKPGFSIEWQTINHRVLGKNKIPKAVVFYTLEDVIFYLGKKGQAHQFETLFREIVNRFPELKAPLLKKPMLVLAHEPLWDKLLAVVAWMKAHPRPQIYLRQLEIPGIDTKFIETHKDILTRLLTAVIAPDAINQGVKGKHAFEHRFGFLCKPARIRLRILDPALSVMGLTDLEVPEDQFRQLNLKPETVFVVENEITGLAFPPFPDGVVIIGLGYGLSVLSQVPWINKRCVWYWGDLDTHGFAMLDRIRHYLPQTRSFLMDEDTLLAHKTFWGNEPSPTHRDLPLLTPDEAKVYNALCRNTYAQNLRLEQERISYSLVLESIRAIEPGRA from the coding sequence ATGAAACCCTGGACCCGAAACAAAGATATAAAACTTAACCTTGAAAAAAAGTGGGACAAGGGGCAGTTCCTTGTAAAGGTTGTGGGAGCCGACCCTTTTGATCCCTTTCGTATGCCGTTGAAACGGCCCAATGCCGGGGAACTGACTTGCGAATTTGAGGCCGCCCGGGAGTGGGTGGCCCATCTGGTTCGCCATGGGGCAGGGGAGAATAAGCCCGGCTTTTCCATTGAATGGCAGACGATAAATCACCGGGTTCTGGGTAAAAATAAAATTCCCAAAGCTGTGGTGTTTTATACCCTGGAAGATGTTATTTTTTATCTTGGGAAAAAGGGCCAGGCCCACCAGTTTGAAACATTATTCCGTGAAATTGTGAACAGGTTTCCGGAACTTAAAGCCCCTTTGTTGAAAAAGCCCATGCTGGTCCTTGCCCACGAACCGTTGTGGGACAAACTGCTGGCGGTTGTAGCCTGGATGAAAGCCCACCCAAGACCACAAATTTATCTTCGTCAGCTGGAAATTCCAGGAATCGACACCAAATTTATAGAAACCCACAAAGATATCTTAACCCGGCTGCTGACCGCCGTGATAGCGCCCGACGCCATTAATCAGGGGGTAAAAGGGAAACATGCCTTTGAACATCGCTTTGGGTTTCTCTGCAAACCTGCCCGGATTCGTTTGCGCATCCTTGATCCCGCCCTTTCCGTCATGGGGCTGACCGATCTGGAAGTTCCGGAAGATCAATTTCGGCAGTTGAATTTAAAACCGGAGACTGTCTTTGTGGTGGAAAATGAAATCACCGGCCTTGCTTTTCCCCCTTTTCCTGATGGAGTGGTGATCATCGGTCTTGGATACGGGCTGTCTGTGCTTTCCCAGGTACCCTGGATTAACAAACGTTGTGTCTGGTACTGGGGGGATCTGGATACCCACGGTTTTGCCATGCTGGACCGTATTCGCCACTATCTGCCCCAAACCCGTTCCTTTCTCATGGACGAGGACACGCTTCTGGCCCATAAAACTTTCTGGGGAAATGAGCCTTCGCCGACGCACCGGGATCTGCCGTTGTTAACACCTGATGAAGCAAAGGTATATAATGCCCTTTGCCGGAATACATACGCCCAAAATCTAAGACTTGAGCAGGAGCGTATCTCATATTCCCTTGTCCTTGAATCTATCCGGGCAATTGAACCGGGCAGGGCTTGA